Proteins encoded in a region of the Drosophila sechellia strain sech25 chromosome 2L, ASM438219v1, whole genome shotgun sequence genome:
- the LOC6611233 gene encoding uncharacterized protein LOC6611233: protein MHNFQLTFVCLALFTFSSSFGYHSEPAPHTNPKHDHLLRSTRPSPTTTMTTDSTSTSLMTTDSTPSETQSTSDTSTEESTETSDFTESSTGNFSTTTEISKDNETPNRKTLIFCIFGTAISLVILVALIYCIRRHHGSYSVKEQCKPFESTVYFNNINK from the exons ATGCATAATTTTCAACTGACATTCGTTTGCCTGGCACTGTTCACTTTTAGCAGTTCCTTTGGATACCATTCTGAACCTGCTCCTCACACAAATCCGAAACAT gaTCATCTTCTTCGGAGCACCCGTCCATCTCCAACTACTACAATGACAACAGATTCAACCTCAACTAGCTTAATGACAACAGATTCAACCCCAAGTGAGACGCAATCTACTTCGGATACATCTACTGAAGAAAGTACAGAGACTTCAGACTTCACCGAAAGTTCAACAGGGAACTTTTCCACGACAACAGAAATTTCAAAGGACAATGAGACTCCAAATCGAAAAACTTTAATATTCTGTATTTTTGGCACTGCAATATCCTTGGTTATTTTAGTAGCTCTAATATACTGCATTCGACGCCATCATGGTTCATATTCTGTGAAAGAGCAATGCAAGCCCTTTGAAAGTActgtatattttaataatattaataaataa